The proteins below are encoded in one region of Planctopirus limnophila DSM 3776:
- a CDS encoding secondary thiamine-phosphate synthase enzyme YjbQ: MNIRHAFIQLAARPRGCHLVTDEVVSQLESLPSSGDGLLFVFIMHTSASLTINENADRDVRTDFEMSLNRLVPENWPYVHTLEGADDMPAHIKASLMGSSVTIPVVRGRLALGTWQGIYLCEHRDHGGSRRLSLTLMTSQ, from the coding sequence ATGAATATCCGCCATGCGTTCATTCAACTCGCCGCCAGACCTCGCGGCTGCCACCTCGTGACCGATGAAGTCGTCTCTCAACTCGAGTCCTTGCCAAGTTCTGGCGACGGGCTCTTATTCGTGTTCATCATGCATACATCGGCCTCTCTGACGATTAATGAGAATGCTGATCGCGACGTCCGTACTGACTTCGAGATGTCACTCAACCGATTGGTCCCCGAGAACTGGCCTTACGTTCATACGCTGGAAGGAGCAGACGATATGCCTGCCCATATCAAAGCCTCTCTGATGGGTTCCAGCGTGACAATTCCGGTGGTTCGTGGCCGATTGGCACTCGGAACCTGGCAAGGCATTTATCTCTGTGAACACCGTGACCACGGTGGTTCTCGACGCTTGTCACTGACGCTGATGACTTCGCAATAA
- a CDS encoding Dabb family protein: MHTKAVSVATFKLWSLIVTAAMMSACLPQSALSDDAAPQLLRHVVLFQYKEGTTPEQIEEVTKAFAGLKGKISEIVDFECGTDVSVEGKAGGFTHGYVVTFKSEKDRDTYLPHPAHKEFVKLVGPRLQNVLVFDYWVKK; encoded by the coding sequence ATGCACACAAAAGCTGTATCTGTTGCGACCTTCAAACTCTGGAGCCTCATTGTGACAGCCGCGATGATGTCTGCCTGTCTGCCTCAATCCGCCCTCAGTGACGACGCTGCTCCACAGCTTTTAAGGCACGTTGTGCTGTTCCAGTACAAGGAAGGCACCACACCAGAGCAGATTGAAGAAGTCACCAAAGCGTTTGCTGGGCTAAAAGGAAAAATCAGCGAGATTGTCGATTTTGAATGTGGCACCGATGTCAGCGTTGAAGGCAAAGCGGGTGGCTTCACCCATGGATATGTGGTCACCTTCAAAAGCGAGAAGGATCGCGACACTTACCTGCCACATCCAGCCCATAAAGAGTTCGTCAAGCTTGTCGGGCCACGCCTGCAAAACGTGCTTGTCTTTGATTACTGGGTGAAGAAGTAA